From Primulina tabacum isolate GXHZ01 chromosome 2, ASM2559414v2, whole genome shotgun sequence, one genomic window encodes:
- the LOC142527584 gene encoding uncharacterized protein LOC142527584, producing the protein METARENPRLNLESPSNDVAASIDAEEDDTPMLSSQALEALKEFLSEQNREIKSGDDAAEEVALVAENWRLSQFWYDRSTAETIASEVLTICRNLRSPSVACIACPTLYAYLKKIDPQVPAQLLEYDQRFEQYGDEFTFYDYNQPEDLPLLLRHTFPIVVADPPYLSKECLEKVTETIKFLLRPNESYILLLTGEVQRDRSAELLGLRPCGFRPQHSSKLGNEFRLFTNYDPGTRLDGWDE; encoded by the exons ATGGAGACCGCGAGGGAAAACCCTAGATTGAATCTAGAAAGCCCATCAAACGACGTCGCTGCTTCCATAGACGCTGAAGAAGACGATACTCCAATGCTGAGCTCGCAAGCCCTGGAGGCACTCAAGGAGTTCCTTTCCGAACAGAACCGCGAAATTAAGTCGGGGGACGACGCGGCCGAGGAAGTGGCTCTCGTGGCGGAGAACTGGCGGCTCAGCCAATTCTGGTATGATCGCTCCACGGCGGAAACCATTGCCAGCGAAGTTCTTACCATCTGCCGGAACCTCCGTTCCCCTTCCGTTGCTTGCATTGCTTGCCCCACTCTGTACGCCTACCTCAAG AAAATTGATCCTCAAGTTCCAGCACAGCTTCTTGAGTATGACCAGAGGTTTGAGCAATATGGGGATGAGTTCACATTTTATGATTACAACCAGCCCGAGGATCTTCCACTGTTGTTGAGGCACACCTTTCCAATTGTAGTTGCAGATCCCCCTTACCTg AGCAAGGAGTGCTTGGAGAAAGTAACTGAGACAATCAAGTTTCTATTGCGACCCAATGAATCTTACATTCTGTTACTTACAG GTGAGGTGCAAAGGGACAGGTCTGCGGAGCTTTTAGGCCTTCGTCCTTGTGGGTTTCGACCTCAGCACTCAAGCAAGCTTGGAAATGAGTTTCGTCTTTTTACAAACTATGACCCCGGGACAAGACTAGATGGTTGGGATGAGTAA
- the LOC142527595 gene encoding syntaxin-132-like, translating to MNDLLSDSFVIPQDQNNRNADIEMGMQRSNDSEELGLENFFKQVQDIEKQYEKLNTLLRKLQDAHEESKSITKAANMKAIKQRMEKDVDEVGKIARSIKSKIEALDKENLANREKPGCGKGSGVDRSRTATTVALKKKFKDRMSEFQTLRENIHQEYREVVERRVFTVTGTRADEETIDKLIETGDSEQIFQKAIREQGRGQVMDTLAEIQERHDAVRDLEKKLLDLQQIFMDMAVLVEAQGDMLDNIESQVSSAVDHVQSGNTALQKAKSLQRSSRKWMCIAIIILLIIVAIIVVGVLKPWQNNKGA from the exons ATGAACGACCTTTTGTCG GATTCCTTTGTGATCCCTCAGGATCAAAATAATAGAAATGCTGATATCGAAATGGGGATGCAGAGATCAAATGATTCTGAGGAATTAGGCTTAGAAAATTTCTTCAAGCAG GTTCAGGATATCGAAAAGCAATATGAAAAGCTCAATACCCTACTGAGAAAGCTTCAG GATGCTCATGAGGAATCAAAGTCTATTACCAAGGCTGCTAATATGAAAG CAATCAAGCAGCGAATGGAGAAGGATGTTGATGAGGTTGGAAAAATTGCTCGTTCCATTAAATCAAAAATTGAGGCACTTGACAAAGAG AATTTAGCTAATAGAGAGAAGCCTGGATGTGGCAAGGGATCGGGAGTAGACAGATCAAGGACAGCAACAACAGT GGCTTTGAAGAAGAAGTTTAAAGACAGGATGTCTGAATTTCAG ACTTTAAGAGAAAACATACATCAGGAGTATCGTGAGGTTGTTGAGAGGCGTGTATTCACAG TTACGGGCACACGGGCTGATGAAGAG ACAATTGATAAATTGATAGAGACTGGAGACAGCGAGCAGATTTTTCAGAAAGCAATCCGAGAACAAGGCAGAGGCCAG GTAATGGACACTCTTGCAGAAATACAAGAGCGACATGATGCTGTTAGAGATTTAGAGAAGAAGCTTCTTGATTTGCAACAG ATCTTCATGGATATGGCAGTACTGGTTGAAGCTCAAGGGGACATGCTTGATAACATAGAGTCACAG GTTTCATCTGCTGTGGACCATGTGCAATCGGGGAACACTGCCCTTCAGAAGGCGAAGAGTTTACAAAGAAGCTCAAGAAAATGGATGTGCATAGCTATCATCATTCTTCTCATTATCGTTGCAATCATAGTTGTCGGTGTCCTTAAACCCTGGCAGAACAATAAAGGCGCTTAG